Proteins from one Syntrophaceae bacterium genomic window:
- a CDS encoding TIGR01212 family radical SAM protein (This family includes YhcC from E. coli K-12, an uncharacterized radical SAM protein.): MAKPDYWNNRKRYYDLKSYWLNRFGCRVYKLPVDAGFTCPNRDGTVAAGGCIYCDGRGSRVRMEGPLPSVTDQLLRGMDYYREHRRAARFIAYFQTFTNTYAPVEHLRELFREALALPDVAGLSIGTRPDCLPDEVLDLLEELAQDRHVWLELGLQSIHDRTLARINRGHRAERFLEAVDRASGRNLNLCVHIIAGLPGETRGDVLETARTLAGLPVDGIKIHCLLVLSGTPLGALYEREPFPLWSREQYVEAVCDVLEILPPRMTIQRLTADGYRDIFLAPEWAVNKMAVLGAIDRELERRDAHQGIRFEERNT, translated from the coding sequence TTGGCCAAACCAGATTACTGGAACAACAGGAAACGATATTACGACCTGAAGAGCTACTGGCTGAACCGGTTCGGCTGCCGGGTCTACAAACTTCCCGTCGATGCCGGCTTCACCTGTCCGAACCGCGATGGAACCGTTGCCGCGGGCGGCTGCATCTATTGTGACGGCCGCGGTTCCAGGGTCCGCATGGAGGGCCCCCTGCCGTCCGTCACGGACCAGCTTCTCCGGGGCATGGACTACTACCGGGAACACCGCCGGGCCGCCCGGTTCATCGCCTATTTCCAGACCTTCACGAACACCTATGCCCCCGTGGAACACCTTCGGGAACTCTTCCGGGAGGCCCTGGCCCTGCCGGACGTGGCCGGCCTGTCCATCGGAACCCGGCCCGACTGCCTGCCCGACGAGGTCCTGGATCTGCTGGAGGAACTGGCGCAGGATCGCCATGTCTGGCTCGAACTGGGCCTCCAGTCGATCCATGACCGGACCCTGGCCCGGATCAACCGCGGCCATCGGGCGGAACGATTCCTGGAGGCGGTGGACCGGGCCTCCGGGCGAAACCTCAACCTTTGCGTGCACATCATCGCGGGGCTGCCCGGCGAGACCCGGGGAGACGTCCTCGAAACCGCCCGGACGCTGGCGGGACTGCCCGTCGACGGGATCAAGATCCACTGTCTGCTGGTGCTCTCGGGAACGCCTCTCGGAGCGCTTTACGAACGGGAGCCCTTCCCGTTGTGGAGCCGGGAGCAGTACGTGGAGGCCGTTTGCGACGTCCTGGAAATCCTTCCGCCGCGGATGACAATCCAGCGGTTGACCGCCGACGGGTACCGGGATATATTCCTCGCTCCCGAATGGGCCGTCAACAAGATGGCCGTACTGGGCGCCATCGACCGCGAACTGGAGCGGCGAGACGCCCATCAGGGAATCCGCTTCGAGGAAAGAAACACATGA
- a CDS encoding magnesium transporter has protein sequence MDFFLQSLFDYELPNQFISWKYVQPVSSPDLLRLSITQNRLAQLHPADLADIIEDLDIHQRAAVFQSLDVETAAETLEETDPKIQVSLIETVAMDKASDIIEEMSLSEAADLLGDLPKDKAEGILKEMEQEIADDVKELLAHPEEEAGGLMTTAFLSVPPEATAAQVLEILSREAMEMDFVYYVYVTDAQERLLGMLSLRELLAAAPEVQVADLMDTRFVTVRLNEEPDEIAEQFAKYGVMAIPVMDRENRMKGVIPFRNLLELVAPKLGK, from the coding sequence ATGGATTTTTTCCTCCAGTCCCTGTTCGATTACGAGCTGCCGAACCAGTTCATCTCCTGGAAGTACGTCCAGCCCGTCTCCTCGCCGGACCTGCTCAGGCTGTCGATCACCCAGAACCGCCTGGCGCAGCTGCATCCGGCGGACCTGGCGGACATCATCGAGGACCTGGACATCCACCAGCGGGCGGCGGTCTTTCAGTCCCTGGATGTGGAGACGGCCGCGGAGACCCTGGAGGAGACGGATCCGAAGATCCAGGTCAGCCTGATTGAGACGGTGGCGATGGACAAGGCCTCGGACATCATCGAGGAGATGTCCCTGAGCGAGGCCGCCGATCTCCTGGGGGATCTGCCGAAGGACAAGGCGGAGGGAATCCTCAAGGAGATGGAACAGGAAATCGCCGATGACGTGAAGGAACTGCTGGCCCATCCCGAGGAAGAGGCGGGCGGACTCATGACGACGGCCTTTCTGAGCGTTCCGCCCGAAGCCACCGCCGCGCAGGTCCTGGAGATCCTGAGCCGGGAGGCGATGGAGATGGATTTTGTCTATTATGTCTACGTGACGGATGCACAGGAGCGCCTGCTGGGCATGCTGAGCCTCCGGGAACTCCTGGCGGCCGCGCCGGAGGTGCAGGTCGCCGATCTGATGGATACCCGCTTCGTCACGGTCCGGCTGAACGAGGAACCCGACGAGATTGCGGAGCAGTTCGCCAAGTACGGCGTCATGGCCATCCCGGTGATGGACCGGGAAAACCGGATGAAGGGCGTCATTCCGTTCCGGAACCTCCTGGAACTGGTGGCCCCGAAACTGGGCAAGTGA
- a CDS encoding Nramp family divalent metal transporter: MSRGGAWRRFAVFFALIGPGIITSNVDNDAGGITTYSLAGAEYGLSLLWTLIPITVVLIIIQEMGARMGVISGKGLSDLIRERFGAKVTFYLMITLLLTNLGNTVSEFAGIAASLEIFGVSKYVSVPLGAAFVWWLVVKGSYKSVEKVFLFACLFYLAYIVSGFMGKPDWGKVGTALVTPTIRFDPGFLTMAMGLIGTTIAPWMQFYLQSSVVDKGLKAENYPYARMDVIVGSVMVNLVAFFIIMLCAITLHTNGVKIETAKDAAQALAPLAGVYCSWLFAFGLLNASLFAASILPLSTAYTVCEAFGWESGIDHKFMDAPQFYGLYSLMIILGAGIILLPDIPLIAIMYYSQVINGILLPVILVAMLLLVNDRGIMGEHINGPVMNVLSWVAVAGLIALSAGLLVSSLFS; this comes from the coding sequence CTGTCCCGCGGCGGCGCATGGAGGCGCTTTGCGGTGTTCTTCGCCCTCATCGGCCCCGGCATCATCACGTCCAACGTGGACAACGATGCCGGCGGGATCACCACCTACTCGCTGGCCGGGGCGGAGTACGGCCTTTCCCTCCTCTGGACCCTGATTCCCATCACCGTGGTCCTCATCATCATCCAGGAGATGGGGGCCCGCATGGGGGTGATTTCCGGCAAGGGCCTGTCGGACCTGATCCGGGAGCGCTTTGGCGCCAAGGTCACCTTCTACCTGATGATCACCCTTCTCCTGACCAACCTAGGGAACACGGTTTCCGAATTCGCCGGCATCGCCGCGAGCCTGGAGATCTTCGGTGTCAGCAAGTATGTTTCCGTTCCCCTCGGGGCGGCGTTCGTCTGGTGGCTCGTGGTGAAGGGCAGCTACAAGTCCGTCGAAAAGGTTTTTCTCTTCGCCTGCTTGTTCTACCTGGCCTACATCGTTTCGGGCTTCATGGGAAAACCGGACTGGGGTAAGGTCGGGACTGCACTGGTCACGCCCACCATCCGGTTTGACCCGGGGTTCCTCACCATGGCGATGGGCCTCATCGGGACCACCATTGCCCCGTGGATGCAGTTCTATCTCCAGTCCTCGGTGGTCGACAAGGGCCTCAAGGCGGAGAACTACCCCTATGCCCGAATGGACGTCATCGTCGGCTCCGTCATGGTCAACCTGGTGGCGTTCTTCATCATCATGCTGTGTGCCATCACCCTGCACACGAACGGGGTGAAGATCGAGACCGCCAAGGACGCCGCCCAGGCCCTTGCCCCACTGGCCGGGGTTTACTGTTCCTGGCTCTTCGCCTTCGGCCTCCTCAATGCGTCCCTCTTTGCCGCGTCCATCCTGCCGCTCTCCACGGCCTACACGGTCTGCGAGGCTTTCGGCTGGGAGTCCGGGATCGACCACAAGTTCATGGACGCCCCCCAGTTCTACGGCCTCTATTCCCTGATGATCATCCTGGGGGCCGGCATCATCCTGCTGCCGGACATTCCCCTCATCGCCATCATGTACTATTCCCAGGTCATCAACGGGATTCTCCTGCCGGTGATCCTCGTGGCCATGCTGCTCCTCGTCAACGACCGGGGAATCATGGGGGAGCACATCAACGGTCCCGTCATGAACGTCCTCTCCTGGGTCGCCGTGGCGGGGCTGATCGCTCTCTCGGCGGGCCTGCTGGTCTCATCGCTCTTCTCCTGA
- the ilvC gene encoding ketol-acid reductoisomerase: MAKINFGGVWEEVVTAEEFPLEKAREVLKDETVAVVGYGVQGPGQALNMRDNGIRVIVGQREGGASWEKALADGFVPGETLFSPEEATRRGTVIQYLLSDAGQKTMWPAIKACLNEGDALYFSHGFSIVYKERTGVIPPPDVDVILVAPKGSGRTVRTNFLAGSGINSSYAVFQDYTGRALERALALGVAIGSGYLFPTTFANEVHSDLTGERGVLMGALAGIMEAQYNLLRNHGHSPSEAFNETVEELTQSLIRLVADNGMDWMYGNCSTTAQRGALDWKGRFRDAVAPVFDDLYARVISGEETQIVLDANSAPDYRQKLDKELAEMRESEMWRAGAAVRSLRPENRKK; the protein is encoded by the coding sequence ATGGCAAAGATTAACTTCGGCGGCGTCTGGGAAGAGGTGGTCACGGCGGAGGAGTTTCCGCTGGAGAAGGCCCGGGAGGTTCTGAAGGACGAGACCGTCGCCGTCGTAGGCTACGGGGTCCAGGGACCGGGGCAGGCCCTGAACATGAGGGACAACGGCATCCGGGTCATCGTGGGTCAGCGGGAAGGAGGCGCTTCCTGGGAGAAGGCCCTCGCGGACGGTTTCGTTCCCGGTGAGACCCTTTTCTCGCCGGAGGAGGCGACCCGACGGGGAACCGTCATCCAGTATCTCCTGTCCGATGCGGGGCAGAAGACCATGTGGCCCGCTATCAAGGCCTGCCTGAACGAAGGCGACGCCCTGTACTTCTCACACGGTTTCTCCATCGTCTACAAGGAACGGACGGGCGTCATCCCGCCGCCCGATGTGGACGTGATCCTGGTGGCCCCCAAGGGGTCGGGCCGGACCGTCCGGACCAACTTCCTGGCCGGGAGCGGCATCAATTCCAGTTACGCCGTCTTCCAGGATTACACGGGCCGGGCCCTGGAGCGCGCACTGGCCCTCGGAGTCGCCATCGGCTCCGGGTACCTCTTCCCGACCACCTTCGCCAACGAGGTCCACAGCGATCTCACGGGCGAGCGGGGCGTCCTCATGGGCGCCCTGGCGGGGATCATGGAGGCCCAGTACAATCTCCTCCGGAATCACGGCCACAGCCCCAGCGAGGCCTTCAACGAGACCGTGGAGGAGCTCACCCAGAGCCTGATCCGCCTGGTGGCGGACAACGGCATGGACTGGATGTACGGGAACTGCAGCACCACCGCCCAGCGGGGCGCCCTGGACTGGAAGGGCCGCTTCCGCGACGCCGTCGCCCCCGTATTCGACGATCTGTACGCACGAGTAATCAGCGGCGAGGAGACCCAGATTGTCCTGGACGCCAACAGCGCCCCGGACTACCGCCAGAAGCTGGACAAGGAGCTGGCTGAAATGCGGGAATCGGAGATGTGGCGGGCCGGTGCGGCGGTACGGTCCCTGCGCCCGGAAAACCGAAAAAAATAA
- the ilvN gene encoding acetolactate synthase small subunit, which yields MKAKENTIALLVRNRPDVLARIAGTFSGGGFNIESITANITKTPETTKIIITTKGSASTMEKLKKQLNRLVDVLSVDDLTGRMASRRELVLFRMKWSDETRPAVMAAVDLYNWKVVCMDDRYCVIEVSGRKDSIDRAIQLLDPLGLEDFSRSGMVALEKFKPE from the coding sequence ATGAAAGCAAAGGAAAACACCATCGCCCTCCTTGTACGCAACCGTCCCGATGTCCTGGCGCGTATCGCCGGCACCTTCAGCGGGGGAGGATTCAACATCGAGAGCATCACGGCCAACATCACCAAGACACCGGAGACAACGAAGATCATCATCACCACCAAGGGATCGGCGTCCACCATGGAAAAGCTGAAGAAACAGCTGAACCGGCTCGTGGACGTGCTTTCCGTCGACGACCTCACGGGAAGGATGGCCTCCCGGCGCGAGCTCGTCCTGTTCCGCATGAAATGGAGCGACGAGACCCGCCCCGCCGTCATGGCCGCCGTCGACCTGTACAACTGGAAGGTCGTCTGCATGGACGACCGGTACTGCGTCATCGAGGTCTCGGGCCGGAAGGACAGCATCGACCGGGCGATCCAGCTTCTCGATCCCCTCGGACTCGAAGACTTCTCCCGGTCGGGAATGGTGGCGCTGGAAAAATTCAAACCCGAGTGA
- the ilvB gene encoding biosynthetic-type acetolactate synthase large subunit, producing MKLTGSQVLLRTLRRENVDVIFGYPGGVVLPIYDELYKEEFRHLLVRHEQGAIHAADGYARASGKVGVCLVTSGPGATNTVTGIANAYMDSIPVVIFTGQVPTGLIGSDAFQEVDITGITRPCTKHNFLVRRIEDLASTIHEAFHIARSGRPGPVLVDLPRDVSQATIEEEDIRDDFNTLNGLEKPQQEDIAKAVEMIRAARKPVIVSGGGVLLGKASEELREFVRRTGFPITSTLMGLGAYPGSDPLWLGMPGMHGTYYANMAITGCDLLVAVGMRFDDRVTSKVDAFAPDAQIIHIDIDPVSIDRIVRSHLSIVSDAKTALGLLNAALAAGGPVPVERTREWMEQIDAWKKRVPLRFSEETDRIKPQQVIRKLYELTKGEALIATEVGQNQMWAAQYYTYDHPHTFISSGGLGTMGFGFPAAVGAQVACPDKTVVDIAGDGSIQMNIQELATAVQYNIPVKIVILNNQYLGMVRQWQQMFYGRRYSHTDMSYAPDFVKIAEAYGATGLRASRPEELEAVLKKGLETPGVVVMDIRVEKEECVYPMVRPGASIADMELGVELPADKAAPTNGGEDPQTRSFN from the coding sequence GTGAAACTGACCGGATCCCAGGTATTGCTGAGAACGCTGCGCCGGGAAAACGTGGATGTCATCTTTGGCTATCCCGGCGGCGTCGTGCTCCCGATCTATGACGAACTCTACAAGGAAGAATTCCGCCATCTCCTCGTACGCCACGAGCAGGGTGCCATTCACGCCGCCGACGGGTACGCACGGGCCTCCGGCAAGGTCGGGGTCTGTCTTGTCACCTCCGGCCCCGGCGCGACAAACACGGTAACGGGCATCGCCAACGCATACATGGACTCCATTCCGGTCGTCATCTTCACGGGCCAGGTGCCGACGGGTCTGATCGGCAGCGACGCCTTCCAGGAAGTCGACATCACCGGGATCACCCGTCCCTGCACGAAGCACAATTTCCTGGTCCGCCGGATCGAGGACCTCGCTTCAACCATTCACGAAGCATTCCACATCGCCCGCTCCGGACGCCCCGGCCCCGTGCTGGTGGACCTGCCCCGGGACGTGTCCCAGGCGACCATCGAAGAAGAAGACATCCGCGACGACTTCAATACCTTGAACGGGCTTGAAAAGCCGCAGCAGGAGGACATCGCGAAGGCCGTGGAGATGATCCGGGCCGCCCGGAAACCGGTGATTGTCTCCGGAGGAGGAGTGCTCCTGGGAAAGGCCTCGGAGGAACTCCGGGAGTTCGTCCGTCGGACAGGCTTCCCCATCACCTCAACCCTGATGGGCCTCGGCGCCTACCCGGGTTCGGATCCCCTCTGGCTGGGGATGCCCGGAATGCACGGCACGTACTACGCCAACATGGCCATCACCGGCTGCGACCTGCTGGTCGCCGTGGGGATGCGCTTCGATGACCGGGTGACTTCCAAGGTGGACGCCTTTGCCCCGGACGCACAGATCATCCACATCGACATCGACCCCGTCTCCATCGACCGGATCGTCCGCTCCCACCTGTCCATCGTCAGCGACGCCAAGACGGCACTGGGCCTGTTGAACGCGGCGCTGGCCGCCGGAGGGCCTGTCCCGGTGGAACGGACCCGGGAATGGATGGAGCAGATCGACGCCTGGAAAAAGCGTGTCCCCCTCCGTTTCAGCGAGGAAACGGACCGGATCAAACCGCAGCAGGTCATCCGGAAGCTGTACGAGCTGACAAAGGGGGAGGCGCTGATCGCCACCGAGGTCGGCCAGAACCAGATGTGGGCGGCCCAGTATTACACCTACGACCATCCCCACACCTTCATTTCTTCCGGCGGCCTCGGAACCATGGGGTTCGGCTTCCCCGCTGCCGTGGGCGCCCAGGTGGCGTGCCCGGACAAGACGGTGGTCGATATCGCCGGGGACGGCAGCATCCAGATGAACATCCAGGAACTGGCCACGGCTGTGCAGTACAACATCCCCGTAAAGATTGTGATCCTGAACAACCAGTACCTGGGGATGGTCCGCCAGTGGCAGCAGATGTTCTACGGGCGGCGGTACTCCCACACGGACATGAGCTACGCCCCCGACTTCGTGAAGATCGCCGAGGCATACGGAGCGACGGGGCTACGGGCCAGCCGCCCCGAGGAACTGGAAGCGGTCCTGAAGAAGGGGCTGGAAACCCCGGGGGTCGTGGTCATGGACATCCGGGTGGAGAAAGAAGAATGTGTCTACCCGATGGTCCGTCCCGGCGCATCCATTGCAGACATGGAACTGGGTGTGGAACTGCCGGCCGACAAGGCCGCCCCGACCAACGGGGGAGAGGATCCCCAGACGCGCAGCTTCAACTGA
- the hisF gene encoding imidazole glycerol phosphate synthase subunit HisF, whose product MLSKRIIPCLDVRDGKLTKGIKFQGNVDIGDPVEAAKEYYEQGADEIVFYDITASSDGRNIMIDVVRRVAETIFIPFSVGGGIRTLEDMREVILAGAEKVSVNSAAVENPSIITEGARAFGSQCIVLGMDVKRVEPSVTTPSGYEIVIHGGRRYTGIDALWWAREAERLGAGEICLNSIDADGTQDGYELTLTERISTHVGIPVIASGGAGTPQHLVDVLTAGKADAALIASMVHYRTYTIDGIKAFLSERGVKTRRYW is encoded by the coding sequence ATGCTGAGTAAGCGGATCATTCCCTGCCTCGACGTCCGGGACGGGAAGTTGACGAAAGGAATCAAATTCCAGGGAAACGTGGACATCGGGGATCCCGTCGAGGCCGCGAAGGAGTACTACGAACAGGGCGCCGACGAGATCGTCTTCTACGACATCACCGCCTCCTCCGACGGTCGGAACATTATGATCGACGTGGTCCGCCGGGTGGCCGAGACGATCTTCATCCCCTTCTCCGTAGGGGGAGGAATCCGGACCCTGGAGGACATGCGGGAGGTGATCCTGGCGGGGGCCGAGAAGGTGAGTGTCAATTCCGCCGCGGTGGAGAACCCGTCCATCATCACGGAGGGAGCCCGCGCCTTCGGCAGCCAGTGCATCGTCCTGGGCATGGACGTGAAGCGCGTGGAGCCTTCGGTCACGACCCCCTCTGGCTACGAGATTGTCATCCACGGGGGCCGCCGGTACACCGGCATCGACGCCCTATGGTGGGCCCGGGAGGCGGAACGTCTCGGCGCGGGCGAGATCTGCCTGAACTCCATCGACGCCGACGGAACCCAGGACGGTTACGAGTTGACCCTGACGGAACGGATCTCGACCCACGTCGGCATCCCCGTCATCGCCTCCGGCGGTGCGGGCACGCCGCAGCATCTCGTGGACGTGCTCACGGCGGGAAAGGCCGACGCGGCCCTGATCGCCTCCATGGTCCACTACCGGACGTACACCATCGACGGAATCAAGGCCTTTCTCAGTGAGCGTGGCGTGAAAACCCGGCGCTACTGGTGA
- the hisH gene encoding imidazole glycerol phosphate synthase subunit HisH encodes MIGIVDYRAGNLTSVARALHFLGIPCEVTNDPDRLDRAERIIFPGVGAAGEAMANLGASGLDEWIRRWVQEGRPVLGICLGTQVIFEKSEEDDGTPCLGILPGVVRRFPAGMKEGEETLKIPHMGWNSVAFRKNHPVFAGIPPEAEFYFVHSFYPDPADRELIVGETRYGFPFGAAVACRNLVAVQFHPEKSGRPGLEILSNFCRWRGDDAE; translated from the coding sequence ATGATCGGTATCGTGGACTATCGGGCCGGCAACCTCACCAGCGTGGCCCGGGCTCTGCATTTCCTGGGCATCCCCTGCGAGGTTACCAACGATCCGGACAGGCTGGACCGGGCGGAGCGTATCATTTTTCCGGGCGTGGGCGCCGCCGGGGAGGCCATGGCCAACCTGGGCGCATCGGGCCTGGACGAATGGATCCGCCGCTGGGTCCAGGAAGGCCGGCCGGTTCTGGGGATCTGCCTGGGCACCCAGGTGATCTTCGAGAAAAGCGAAGAAGACGACGGAACCCCCTGCCTGGGGATCCTCCCCGGCGTCGTCCGCCGCTTTCCCGCCGGCATGAAGGAAGGCGAAGAGACCCTCAAGATCCCCCACATGGGATGGAACTCCGTGGCCTTCCGCAAGAACCACCCGGTGTTCGCAGGCATTCCGCCGGAGGCCGAGTTCTATTTCGTCCACTCCTTCTATCCGGATCCGGCGGACCGGGAACTGATCGTCGGAGAGACCCGTTACGGGTTCCCCTTCGGTGCCGCCGTGGCGTGCCGGAATCTCGTCGCCGTCCAGTTCCATCCCGAGAAGAGCGGCCGCCCGGGGCTTGAGATCCTGTCCAACTTCTGCCGCTGGAGGGGCGACGATGCTGAGTAA